In Thermomonas carbonis, a single genomic region encodes these proteins:
- a CDS encoding DUF4124 domain-containing protein — protein MRIAALLLTSLLLPFTGTAFAQAKPASGTVTVYRCTDAGGKQSLRDTPCPKGQQQQAREMLRPQDAPKPKPAPVPAPVPGPVAPTPPVRTVYLAPPRPMYECTTPDGDRYTSEDGAGNPRWVPLWTLGYRAVGRPTRSSGSGIAQPPLQQPNGSMRPPHGGIHRPVIGGGGTWIRDQCAMLPPRETCARLRDRRDAIRTRFFNAQEKERDSLRIEERGINARLHDDCGSR, from the coding sequence ATGCGTATCGCCGCTCTCCTGCTGACGAGCCTGCTGCTGCCGTTCACCGGCACCGCATTCGCACAGGCGAAACCCGCCAGCGGCACGGTCACCGTCTATCGCTGCACCGATGCCGGCGGCAAGCAGAGCCTGCGCGACACGCCCTGCCCCAAGGGCCAGCAGCAACAGGCGCGCGAGATGCTGCGCCCGCAGGACGCGCCGAAGCCGAAGCCGGCCCCGGTGCCGGCACCCGTCCCCGGCCCGGTCGCGCCCACGCCCCCGGTGCGCACGGTCTACCTGGCACCACCGCGTCCGATGTACGAGTGCACCACGCCCGACGGCGACCGCTACACCAGCGAAGACGGTGCCGGCAATCCGCGCTGGGTGCCGCTGTGGACGCTGGGCTATCGCGCGGTGGGACGGCCGACACGATCCTCCGGCAGCGGCATCGCGCAACCGCCCTTGCAGCAACCGAACGGCTCGATGCGTCCACCACACGGCGGCATCCATCGGCCGGTGATCGGCGGTGGCGGCACCTGGATCCGCGACCAGTGCGCGATGCTGCCGCCACGCGAAACCTGCGCGCGCCTGCGAGATCGTCGCGATGCGATCCGCACGCGCTTCTTCAATGCCCAGGAAAAGGAACGCGACAGCTTGCGCATCGAGGAACGCGGGATCAACGCCCGCCTGCACGACGACTGCGGTAGCCGCTGA
- a CDS encoding FAD-dependent oxidoreductase has product MSKKQVFQFLDAPREMPRKLPLALRTAGDWNELYGAFAQPEASHQAGRCLDCGNPYCEAKCPVHNYIPNWLQLVQEGRILEAAALCHETNPLPEMCGRVCPQDRLCEGACTLNDDFGAVTIGAVEKYIVDTAFAQGWRPDLSKVVATGKHVAVIGAGPAGLACADRLVRSGIAVTVFDRYEQIGGLMQFGIPSFKLDKSVIATRREVLEGMGVVFKLGVEIGRHLTLEHLLTGYDAVFLGLGAYRYTDGGLPGQDLAGVLPALPFLVQNGRIVTGSDPHGRPIAGWEDTLAMPDLAGKRVVVLGGGDTGMDCVRSAIRLGAASVTCAYRRDEANMPGSAREVANAREEGVQFLFNRQPLAVESSDGKAASGVRVVETRLGAPDSRGRRNAEPIDGSESVVEADIVIIAFGFSPKVPEWLAAQGVDAQPNGRLAVGAQGRLAYQTGHDKLFAGGDCVRGADLVVTAVQEGRDAAASIARMVLRGIKAIPAALESA; this is encoded by the coding sequence ATGAGCAAGAAGCAGGTCTTCCAGTTCCTCGACGCGCCGCGCGAGATGCCGCGCAAGTTGCCGCTCGCCTTGCGCACCGCCGGCGACTGGAACGAGTTGTACGGCGCGTTCGCGCAGCCGGAGGCGAGCCACCAGGCCGGCCGCTGCCTGGATTGCGGGAATCCGTATTGCGAAGCCAAGTGCCCGGTCCACAACTACATCCCCAACTGGCTGCAGTTGGTGCAGGAAGGCCGGATCCTGGAAGCCGCAGCGCTCTGCCACGAGACCAACCCACTGCCCGAGATGTGCGGCCGGGTCTGCCCGCAGGACCGCCTGTGCGAAGGCGCCTGCACGCTCAACGACGACTTCGGCGCGGTCACCATCGGTGCGGTCGAGAAATACATCGTCGACACCGCCTTCGCGCAGGGCTGGCGACCCGACCTGTCCAAGGTGGTGGCCACCGGCAAACATGTGGCGGTGATCGGCGCGGGACCGGCTGGCTTGGCCTGCGCGGATCGCCTGGTGCGCAGCGGCATCGCGGTCACCGTGTTCGACCGCTACGAGCAGATCGGCGGGTTGATGCAGTTCGGCATTCCCAGTTTCAAGCTGGACAAGTCGGTGATCGCCACCCGCCGCGAGGTGCTGGAAGGCATGGGCGTGGTGTTCAAGCTTGGCGTGGAGATCGGCCGCCACCTCACGCTGGAGCATCTGCTGACCGGCTACGACGCGGTGTTCCTCGGGCTTGGCGCGTACCGCTACACCGATGGCGGCCTGCCCGGGCAGGACCTGGCCGGCGTGCTGCCTGCGCTGCCCTTCCTGGTGCAGAACGGCCGTATCGTCACCGGCAGCGACCCGCACGGCCGGCCGATCGCCGGCTGGGAAGACACCTTGGCGATGCCGGATCTGGCAGGCAAGCGCGTGGTCGTGCTCGGTGGCGGCGATACCGGCATGGACTGCGTGCGCTCGGCGATCCGCCTGGGCGCGGCCAGCGTGACCTGCGCCTACCGCCGCGACGAGGCCAACATGCCCGGCTCCGCGCGCGAAGTCGCGAACGCGCGCGAGGAAGGCGTGCAGTTCCTGTTCAACCGCCAGCCGCTGGCGGTGGAAAGCAGCGACGGCAAGGCCGCCAGCGGCGTGCGCGTGGTCGAGACCCGGCTGGGCGCACCCGACTCCAGAGGGCGCCGCAACGCGGAGCCGATCGACGGCAGCGAATCGGTGGTCGAGGCCGACATCGTCATCATCGCCTTCGGCTTCTCGCCGAAGGTGCCGGAGTGGCTGGCCGCGCAGGGTGTCGACGCCCAGCCCAACGGGCGGTTGGCGGTCGGCGCGCAGGGCCGACTGGCCTACCAGACCGGCCACGACAAGCTGTTCGCTGGCGGCGACTGCGTGCGCGGCGCCGATCTGGTGGTGACCGCGGTGCAGGAAGGCCGCGACGCCGCCGCCAGCATCGCGCGGATGGTGCTGCGCGGGATCAAGGCGATCCCGGCGGCGCTGGAGTCGGCCTGA
- the gltB gene encoding glutamate synthase large subunit gives MTITTMRPSPDRGLYDPASEHDSCGFGLIAQVEGSGSRAIVDIALEALSRMAHRGGVAADGLSGDGCGVLIHGAQRFLRTLADEAGIALHPGSIAAGNVFLPNDDNATADCRSILQAKLAEVGVRVAGWREVPVDPSACGALAQSSMPRVQQVFVECDDADTDAFERALFLARKRSEDALQAHADFHVVGLSPRLLGYKGMVLPSHLRQLFPDLARPELEARAVVFHQRFSTNTLPRWPLAHPFRRLAHNGEINSIEGNRCWSNARKNVWRSPLLDVAEFEAVVSQHGSDSQSLDNMLEWLLLGGMDLPKAMRILMPPATQSLEYKDTDLAAFYEYYAINSEPWDGPAGVVTCDGRHAACALDRNGLRPARWTLSEDGIFVIASEAGVWELPAERVRAKGKLGPGEMIAVDLVEGRLLDNDAIDAVNRARRPYKQWLKRGMTYLHTELIDPALADAPFADDTLLGFQKLFQLTREEQEGVLRPLAETEQEAIGSMGDDIPMAAVSKKVRPLYDCFRQAFAQVTNPPIDPLREDCVMSLSTQIGREGNIFHDGPENVDHVLLNSPVLSQRKLHQLLALPRFAASHRYIDLYFDADSSLQLALERICAEAEEAARAGIELLILSDRRPRRDTAAVHALLATGGVHQHLVRTGLRCEVNLIIETGTARDPHHFACLVGFGATAVYPYLAYQTLHALGRRGILGGKASGEPQQIGRSYRRGVKKGLLKILSKMGIGCIASYRGAQLFEIVGLGDEVVARCFDGTPSRIGGAGFARLEADAWHVTALGWDDCALPEQGGLLRYVNGGEYHQYNPDVVQSLQHAVLTGDRADWKLYADTVNQRPPAALRDLLHLKLAATPLPLDEVEPIESIVRRFDSAAMSLGALSPEAHEALAIAMNRLGGRSNSGEGGEDPARHGTEKRSKIKQVASGRFGVTPAYLVSAEVLQIKVAQGAKPGEGGQLPGSKVNPLIARLRYAKPGIGLISPPPHHDIYSIEDLAQLIFDLRQVNPDALISVKLVSHAGVGTIAAGVAKTGADLITIAGHDGGTGASPVGSIRYAGVPWELGLSEARQALQHNDLRGRVLLQTDGGLKTGLDVIKAALLGADSFGFGTGPMIALGCKYLRICHLNNCATGVATQDERLRRDHFKGLPERAECYFRNVAEDVREWLAVLGLRSLDEAVGRTDLLEQALHATREDVDVDLSRLLQRDPSHAAAYCGSPALQAPPNGLAARLETALAGAIERGGGGEHSDSIRNTDRSIGARLSGRIARVHGDTGMATNPITLRLRGSAGQSFGAFNAGGLQLHLEGEANDYVGKGMAGGRIVLRPARGSRFASQDAPILGNTCLYGATGGELFAAGRAGERFAVRNSGATAVIEGAGDHCCEYMTGGAVVVLGRTGLNFGAGFTGGLAYVLDLERDFVDRYNHELIDIVRITPEGFDNYRQHLTDLVSAHVRLTGSAWGARILENFRDYVGKIWLVKPKAASLEALANELRRAA, from the coding sequence ATGACGATCACGACGATGCGGCCCAGCCCGGATCGGGGCCTCTACGACCCCGCCAGCGAACACGACAGTTGCGGCTTCGGCCTCATCGCCCAGGTCGAGGGTTCCGGATCGCGTGCCATCGTCGATATCGCGCTTGAAGCCTTGTCGCGGATGGCGCATCGCGGCGGCGTGGCCGCCGATGGACTGTCCGGCGACGGCTGCGGCGTGCTGATCCACGGCGCGCAACGGTTCCTGCGCACGCTGGCGGACGAAGCCGGTATTGCGCTGCACCCCGGCAGCATCGCCGCCGGCAACGTGTTCCTGCCGAACGACGACAACGCTACGGCTGACTGCCGAAGCATCCTGCAAGCCAAGCTGGCCGAAGTCGGCGTGCGCGTGGCCGGCTGGCGCGAGGTGCCGGTCGATCCGTCCGCCTGCGGGGCCCTGGCGCAGTCCTCGATGCCGCGCGTCCAGCAGGTCTTCGTGGAGTGCGACGACGCCGACACCGACGCCTTCGAGCGCGCGTTGTTCCTCGCCCGCAAGCGCAGCGAGGACGCCCTGCAGGCGCATGCGGATTTCCACGTGGTCGGGCTGTCGCCGCGGCTGCTGGGCTACAAGGGCATGGTCCTGCCCAGCCACCTGCGCCAGTTGTTCCCGGACCTGGCACGTCCGGAGCTGGAGGCGCGCGCGGTGGTGTTCCACCAGCGCTTCTCGACCAACACGCTGCCGCGCTGGCCGCTGGCGCATCCGTTCCGCCGGCTCGCCCACAACGGCGAGATCAACAGCATCGAGGGCAACCGCTGCTGGTCGAACGCGCGCAAGAACGTGTGGCGTTCGCCGCTGCTCGATGTCGCCGAATTCGAGGCGGTCGTCTCCCAGCACGGCTCGGACTCGCAGAGCCTGGACAACATGCTGGAGTGGCTGCTGCTGGGCGGCATGGACCTGCCCAAGGCGATGCGCATCCTGATGCCGCCGGCGACGCAGTCGCTGGAGTACAAGGACACCGACCTCGCCGCGTTCTACGAGTACTACGCGATCAATTCCGAGCCGTGGGACGGGCCCGCCGGCGTGGTCACCTGCGACGGTCGCCACGCCGCCTGCGCGCTCGATCGCAATGGCCTGCGCCCGGCGCGCTGGACGCTGTCCGAGGACGGCATCTTCGTGATCGCCTCCGAGGCCGGCGTGTGGGAACTGCCGGCCGAGCGCGTGCGCGCCAAGGGCAAGCTCGGCCCCGGCGAGATGATCGCGGTGGACCTGGTCGAGGGCCGCCTGCTCGACAACGACGCCATCGACGCGGTCAACCGCGCGCGCCGCCCGTACAAGCAGTGGCTCAAGCGCGGCATGACCTACCTGCACACCGAGCTGATCGACCCGGCGCTTGCCGACGCGCCCTTCGCCGACGACACGTTGCTCGGTTTCCAGAAGCTGTTCCAGCTCACCCGCGAGGAACAGGAAGGCGTGCTGCGCCCGCTCGCCGAGACCGAGCAGGAAGCGATCGGCTCGATGGGCGACGACATCCCGATGGCCGCGGTCAGCAAGAAGGTGCGGCCGCTGTACGACTGCTTCCGGCAGGCATTCGCGCAGGTGACCAACCCGCCGATCGACCCGCTGCGCGAGGACTGCGTGATGTCGCTGTCCACCCAGATCGGGCGCGAGGGCAACATCTTCCACGACGGTCCGGAGAACGTGGACCACGTGCTGCTGAATTCGCCGGTGCTGTCGCAGCGCAAGCTGCACCAGTTGCTGGCGCTGCCACGCTTCGCCGCCTCGCACCGCTACATCGACCTGTATTTCGATGCGGACTCTTCGTTGCAACTGGCGCTCGAGCGCATCTGCGCCGAAGCGGAAGAGGCAGCGCGCGCCGGCATCGAACTGCTGATCCTCAGCGACCGCCGCCCGCGTCGCGATACCGCCGCGGTGCACGCCCTGCTCGCCACCGGCGGGGTGCACCAGCACCTGGTCCGCACCGGCCTGCGCTGCGAGGTCAACCTCATCATCGAGACCGGTACCGCGCGCGACCCGCACCACTTCGCCTGCCTGGTCGGCTTCGGTGCCACCGCGGTGTATCCGTACCTGGCCTACCAGACCCTGCACGCGCTGGGCCGGCGCGGCATCCTCGGCGGCAAGGCCAGCGGCGAGCCGCAGCAGATCGGCCGCAGCTACCGGCGCGGGGTCAAGAAGGGGCTGCTGAAGATCCTGTCGAAGATGGGCATCGGCTGCATCGCCAGTTATCGCGGCGCGCAGTTGTTCGAGATCGTCGGCCTCGGCGACGAAGTTGTCGCGCGTTGTTTCGATGGCACGCCGTCGCGGATCGGTGGCGCCGGCTTCGCGCGCCTGGAGGCCGATGCCTGGCATGTCACCGCGCTCGGCTGGGACGATTGCGCGCTGCCCGAACAGGGCGGCCTGCTCCGCTACGTCAACGGCGGCGAATACCACCAGTACAACCCGGACGTGGTGCAGTCGCTGCAGCACGCGGTGCTGACCGGCGACCGCGCCGACTGGAAGCTCTACGCCGACACCGTGAACCAGCGCCCGCCAGCCGCCTTGCGCGACCTGTTGCACCTCAAGCTGGCGGCCACGCCATTGCCGCTGGACGAGGTGGAGCCGATCGAATCGATCGTGCGCCGCTTCGACAGTGCGGCGATGAGCCTGGGCGCGTTGTCGCCGGAAGCGCACGAGGCGCTGGCGATCGCGATGAACCGCCTCGGTGGGCGCAGCAATTCCGGCGAAGGCGGCGAAGATCCCGCGCGCCATGGCACCGAGAAGCGCAGCAAGATCAAGCAAGTCGCCTCCGGTCGTTTCGGCGTGACCCCGGCCTACCTGGTCAGCGCCGAAGTGCTGCAGATCAAGGTCGCGCAGGGCGCCAAGCCCGGCGAAGGCGGCCAGTTACCGGGCAGCAAGGTCAATCCGCTGATCGCGCGGCTGCGCTATGCCAAGCCCGGCATCGGCCTGATCTCGCCGCCGCCGCACCACGACATCTATTCGATCGAGGACCTCGCGCAGCTGATCTTCGACCTTCGCCAGGTGAACCCGGACGCGTTGATCTCGGTGAAGCTGGTCAGCCATGCGGGCGTCGGCACGATCGCCGCCGGCGTCGCCAAGACCGGGGCCGACCTGATCACCATCGCCGGCCACGACGGCGGCACCGGGGCCAGCCCGGTCGGCTCGATCCGCTATGCCGGCGTGCCGTGGGAACTCGGCCTGTCCGAGGCCCGCCAGGCGCTGCAGCACAACGACCTGCGCGGGCGCGTGCTGCTTCAGACCGACGGCGGCCTGAAGACCGGCCTCGATGTCATCAAGGCCGCGCTGCTCGGCGCCGACAGCTTCGGCTTCGGCACCGGGCCGATGATCGCGCTGGGCTGCAAGTACCTGCGCATCTGCCACCTCAACAATTGCGCTACCGGCGTCGCCACCCAGGACGAGCGCCTGCGCCGCGACCACTTCAAGGGCCTGCCCGAGCGCGCCGAGTGCTACTTCCGCAACGTCGCCGAGGACGTGCGCGAATGGCTGGCGGTGCTTGGCCTGCGTTCCCTGGACGAAGCGGTAGGCCGCACCGACCTGCTGGAACAGGCGTTACACGCGACTCGCGAAGATGTCGATGTCGATCTGTCCCGCCTGCTGCAGCGCGACCCGTCGCATGCCGCCGCCTATTGCGGCTCGCCGGCGCTGCAGGCCCCGCCGAACGGCTTGGCCGCGCGCCTGGAAACCGCGCTGGCCGGCGCCATCGAACGCGGTGGCGGCGGCGAACACAGCGACAGCATCCGCAACACCGACCGCAGCATCGGCGCACGCCTGTCCGGGCGCATCGCCCGCGTGCACGGCGACACCGGCATGGCCACCAACCCGATCACCCTGCGCCTGCGCGGCAGCGCCGGGCAGAGCTTCGGCGCGTTCAATGCCGGCGGCCTGCAGCTGCACCTGGAGGGCGAGGCCAACGACTACGTCGGCAAGGGCATGGCCGGCGGGCGCATCGTCCTGCGGCCGGCGCGTGGCAGCCGCTTCGCCTCGCAGGACGCGCCGATCCTGGGCAACACCTGCCTGTACGGTGCCACCGGCGGCGAGCTGTTCGCCGCAGGCCGCGCCGGTGAACGCTTTGCGGTGCGCAACTCCGGCGCCACCGCGGTGATCGAGGGCGCCGGCGACCACTGCTGCGAATACATGACCGGCGGCGCGGTGGTCGTGCTCGGTCGCACCGGGCTGAACTTCGGTGCCGGCTTCACCGGCGGCCTGGCCTATGTGCTCGACCTCGAGCGCGACTTCGTCGATCGCTACAACCACGAACTGATCGACATCGTGCGGATCACCCCGGAAGGCTTCGACAACTACCGTCAGCACCTGACCGACCTGGTCTCCGCGCATGTGCGCCTGACCGGCAGCGCCTGGGGCGCGCGGATCCTCGAGAACTTCCGCGACTACGTCGGCAAGATCTGGCTGGTGAAGCCGAAGGCGGCGAGCCTGGAAGCGCTGGCGAACGAACTGAGGCGAGCCGCATGA
- a CDS encoding Sua5/YciO/YrdC/YwlC family protein has product MIAMFDLETAIAALRNRGVIAYPTEGVWGLGCDPRDEAATLRLLALKQREVGKGLILIAASEAQLAPFVAMDALAPDQRDAVRASWPGPNTWIVPASADAPAWITGDHDGIAVRVSAHPIVVALCDGFGGAVVSTSANIATLPSPRARSELDPRIVSGVDQIAPGETGGLLQATPIRDARDGRSLR; this is encoded by the coding sequence GTGATCGCAATGTTTGACCTCGAAACCGCCATCGCCGCCCTGCGCAACCGCGGCGTCATCGCCTACCCCACCGAAGGCGTGTGGGGCCTGGGCTGCGATCCGCGCGATGAAGCCGCCACCCTGCGCCTGCTCGCGCTGAAGCAACGCGAGGTCGGCAAGGGCCTGATCCTGATCGCCGCCAGCGAGGCGCAGCTCGCGCCCTTCGTCGCCATGGACGCATTGGCACCCGATCAACGCGATGCCGTGCGCGCCAGCTGGCCGGGCCCGAACACCTGGATCGTGCCGGCCTCCGCGGATGCGCCGGCGTGGATCACCGGCGACCACGACGGCATCGCGGTGCGAGTGAGTGCACATCCAATCGTCGTCGCGCTCTGCGACGGCTTCGGGGGTGCCGTGGTCTCCACCAGCGCCAACATCGCGACCCTGCCGTCGCCGCGCGCACGGTCCGAACTCGATCCGCGCATCGTGTCCGGGGTAGACCAGATCGCCCCCGGCGAAACCGGCGGACTGCTGCAGGCCACCCCGATCCGCGACGCCCGCGATGGCCGCAGCCTGCGCTGA
- a CDS encoding DNA topoisomerase I, whose amino-acid sequence MPKNLLVVESPAKAKTINKYLGKDFTVLASYGHVRDLVPKEGAVDPEQGFAMRYDLIEKNEKHVEAIAKAAKGADNLFLATDPDREGEAISWHIAEILRERGLVGDKPLQRVVFTEITPRAIKEAMQHPRAIATDLVDAQQARRALDYLVGFNLSPVLWRKVQRGLSAGRVQSPALRMIVEREEEIEAFKANEYWSIEAEVAHPSQGFTARLSKLDGNKFVSDTKNLEFSLTNGEDAEAARKRIQQAAGGSLHVTDVTSKERKRRPSPPFTTSTLQQEGARKLGFTTRKTMQVAQKLYEGVAIGEEGTVGLISYMRTDSVSLSQDALVEIRDVIARDFGTDALPDQPIVYKTKSKNAQEAHEAVRPTSALRTPAQVGRFLSDDERKLYELIWKRTVASQMIPATLNTVTVELAAGAEHSFRASGTTVVVSGFLAVYEEGKDSKASDDDDEGRKLPLMKPGDTIPLERIHADQHFTQPPPRFTEASLVKALEEYGIGRPSTYASIIQTLLFRKYAEMEGRAFRPSDVGRAVSNFLSSHFTRYVDYDFTAKLEDELDAVAAGEEDWIPLMEKFWGPFKQLVDEKSESVDRTEATGARELGTDPKSGKPISVRLGRYGPYAQIGDKDTDEKLEFASLRPGQSMHTISIEDALELFKLPRKLGQDKDEEVSVGIGRFGPFAKRGSVYASLKKEDDPYTIDLARAVFLIEEKEEIARNRIIKEWAESEIQVLNGRFGPYLSDGKFNGKIPKDREPASLTLEEAQQFMAETGKPARKGFGAKKAAKKVVAKKVPAEKKPAAAKKAVKKATKKTAKKATKKVAAKKAYVSPHPEPAKPLLTASKVEPGKKRIIKKATREEAPF is encoded by the coding sequence ATGCCCAAGAACCTGCTCGTCGTCGAATCGCCCGCCAAGGCCAAGACGATCAACAAATACCTCGGCAAGGACTTCACCGTCCTGGCCAGCTACGGGCACGTGCGCGACCTGGTGCCGAAGGAAGGCGCGGTCGATCCCGAGCAGGGCTTCGCGATGCGCTACGACCTGATCGAGAAAAACGAGAAACACGTCGAGGCGATCGCCAAGGCCGCCAAGGGTGCCGACAACCTGTTCCTGGCAACCGACCCGGACCGCGAGGGCGAGGCGATCAGCTGGCACATCGCCGAAATCCTCCGCGAGCGCGGGCTGGTCGGCGACAAGCCGCTGCAGCGTGTCGTATTCACCGAAATCACTCCGCGCGCGATCAAGGAAGCGATGCAGCACCCGCGGGCGATCGCCACCGACCTGGTGGATGCGCAGCAGGCGCGGCGCGCCCTGGACTACCTGGTCGGCTTCAACCTGTCGCCGGTGCTGTGGCGCAAGGTCCAGCGCGGGCTGTCCGCCGGCCGCGTGCAGTCGCCGGCATTGCGCATGATCGTGGAGCGCGAGGAAGAGATCGAAGCATTCAAGGCCAACGAATACTGGTCGATCGAGGCCGAAGTCGCGCATCCGTCGCAGGGCTTTACCGCACGGCTGTCCAAGCTCGACGGCAACAAGTTCGTCAGCGACACCAAGAACCTCGAGTTCAGCCTCACCAACGGCGAGGATGCCGAAGCCGCGCGCAAGCGCATCCAGCAGGCGGCAGGCGGTTCGCTGCACGTCACCGACGTCACCAGCAAGGAGCGCAAGCGCCGTCCGTCGCCGCCGTTCACCACCTCGACCCTGCAGCAGGAAGGCGCGCGCAAGCTCGGCTTCACCACCCGCAAGACCATGCAGGTGGCGCAGAAGCTGTATGAAGGCGTGGCGATCGGCGAGGAAGGCACGGTCGGCCTGATCAGCTACATGCGTACCGACTCGGTGAGCCTGTCGCAGGATGCGCTGGTCGAGATCCGCGACGTGATCGCGCGGGATTTCGGCACCGATGCCCTGCCCGACCAGCCGATCGTCTACAAGACCAAGTCCAAGAACGCCCAGGAAGCGCATGAGGCGGTGCGCCCGACCTCGGCGCTGCGCACGCCCGCGCAAGTGGGCAGGTTCCTGAGCGACGACGAGCGCAAGCTGTACGAGTTGATCTGGAAGCGCACGGTCGCCAGCCAGATGATCCCGGCTACCCTCAACACGGTGACCGTGGAACTGGCCGCCGGTGCCGAGCACAGCTTCCGCGCCAGCGGCACCACCGTGGTGGTGTCCGGGTTCCTCGCCGTGTACGAGGAAGGCAAGGACAGCAAGGCCAGCGACGACGACGATGAAGGCCGCAAGCTGCCGTTGATGAAGCCCGGCGACACCATCCCGCTCGAGCGCATCCACGCCGACCAGCATTTCACCCAGCCGCCGCCGCGCTTCACCGAAGCCTCGCTGGTCAAGGCGCTGGAGGAATACGGCATCGGCCGCCCATCGACCTATGCCTCGATCATCCAGACCCTGCTGTTCCGCAAGTACGCGGAAATGGAAGGTCGCGCCTTCCGGCCCAGCGATGTCGGCCGCGCAGTGAGCAATTTCCTGAGCTCGCATTTCACCCGCTATGTCGATTACGACTTCACCGCCAAGCTCGAGGACGAACTCGACGCGGTGGCCGCCGGCGAGGAGGACTGGATCCCGCTGATGGAGAAGTTCTGGGGCCCGTTCAAGCAACTGGTCGACGAGAAATCCGAATCGGTGGACCGTACCGAAGCCACTGGCGCGCGCGAACTCGGCACCGACCCGAAATCCGGCAAGCCGATCAGCGTGCGCCTGGGCCGCTACGGCCCGTACGCGCAGATCGGCGACAAGGACACCGACGAGAAGCTCGAATTCGCCTCGCTGCGCCCCGGCCAGTCGATGCACACGATCTCGATCGAGGACGCGCTCGAACTGTTCAAGCTGCCGCGCAAGCTCGGCCAGGACAAGGACGAGGAGGTCAGCGTCGGCATCGGTCGCTTCGGCCCGTTCGCCAAGCGCGGCAGCGTGTATGCCTCGCTGAAGAAGGAAGACGATCCGTACACCATCGATCTCGCCCGCGCGGTGTTCCTCATCGAGGAGAAGGAAGAGATCGCGCGCAACCGCATCATCAAGGAATGGGCGGAGAGCGAGATCCAGGTGCTCAACGGTCGCTTCGGCCCGTATCTCAGCGACGGCAAGTTCAACGGCAAGATCCCGAAGGATCGCGAGCCGGCCTCGCTGACCCTCGAGGAAGCGCAGCAGTTCATGGCGGAAACCGGCAAGCCGGCGCGCAAGGGTTTCGGCGCCAAGAAGGCGGCGAAGAAAGTCGTCGCCAAGAAGGTGCCTGCCGAGAAGAAGCCGGCCGCCGCCAAGAAAGCGGTGAAGAAGGCCACGAAGAAGACTGCGAAGAAAGCGACGAAAAAAGTTGCAGCGAAGAAGGCTTACGTCAGCCCGCATCCGGAACCGGCCAAGCCGCTGCTGACCGCGAGCAAGGTCGAACCGGGCAAGAAACGCATCATCAAGAAGGCGACGCGGGAAGAAGCGCCGTTCTGA
- a CDS encoding RDD family protein has translation MNTIETSPAEGQDSLYAPPTAVVEDVGDGFRAGEKVVYAGFWRRTAALFIDSMLVGIAYYAIVIVGMLVIGIGSLGALENLDSLGGGAIGGFIAVIYLAYPLVSGLYYVGMESSGTQATLGKMAVGIKVTDSDGHRLSRGRALGRWASHLLCYLTLYIGYIMAGLTERKRGLHDMVASTLVVDRWAFTHDPGRQQKGLGTVAIIVLILGALLIVAYIAIMLAIAIPAYQTYIERAAAAGS, from the coding sequence TTGAACACGATCGAAACGTCACCGGCCGAAGGCCAGGATTCGCTGTACGCCCCGCCGACCGCCGTCGTCGAGGACGTGGGCGATGGCTTCCGCGCCGGCGAGAAGGTGGTCTATGCCGGCTTCTGGCGGCGCACGGCGGCACTCTTCATCGACTCGATGCTGGTCGGCATCGCCTACTACGCGATCGTCATCGTCGGGATGCTGGTGATCGGGATCGGCAGCTTGGGCGCGCTGGAGAACCTCGACTCGCTGGGCGGCGGTGCGATCGGCGGCTTCATCGCCGTGATCTACCTCGCCTACCCGCTCGTGAGCGGGCTGTATTACGTGGGCATGGAGTCCTCGGGCACGCAGGCCACCCTGGGCAAGATGGCGGTGGGGATCAAGGTCACCGACAGCGATGGCCACCGCCTGAGCCGTGGCCGGGCGCTGGGTCGCTGGGCCTCGCACCTGCTCTGCTACCTCACCCTCTACATCGGCTACATCATGGCCGGCCTGACCGAGCGCAAGCGCGGCCTGCACGACATGGTCGCGAGTACGCTGGTGGTGGATCGCTGGGCCTTCACCCATGACCCGGGGCGCCAGCAGAAGGGACTGGGCACGGTCGCGATCATCGTCCTGATCCTGGGTGCCCTGCTGATCGTGGCCTACATCGCGATCATGCTGGCGATTGCCATACCGGCCTACCAGACCTACATCGAGCGCGCCGCCGCTGCGGGGAGTTGA
- a CDS encoding DUF494 family protein: MKESILDVLLYLFEHYFANDAILTGDDFTALDSPLVSELTEAGFSGAEIRNAFDWLDTLARQRPTTGQQRVNGPTRIFHGSELDKLDVESRGFLLFLEQNGVLDAGQRELVLDRAMALDQDELDLDDLKWVVLMVLFNQPGSEAAYAWMETQMFLDEPEPVH; this comes from the coding sequence ATGAAAGAAAGCATCCTGGATGTCCTGCTGTACCTCTTCGAGCACTATTTCGCCAACGACGCGATCCTGACCGGCGACGACTTCACCGCGCTGGACAGTCCGCTGGTCAGCGAGCTGACCGAAGCCGGGTTCTCCGGCGCCGAGATCCGCAACGCCTTCGACTGGCTCGACACCTTGGCACGCCAACGGCCCACTACTGGCCAGCAGAGGGTGAACGGGCCGACCCGGATCTTCCACGGCAGCGAACTCGACAAGCTGGATGTCGAATCCCGCGGCTTCCTGCTGTTCCTGGAGCAGAACGGCGTGCTCGACGCCGGCCAGCGCGAACTCGTGCTGGACCGGGCGATGGCGCTGGACCAGGACGAACTGGACCTCGACGACCTCAAGTGGGTGGTGCTGATGGTGCTGTTCAACCAGCCGGGGTCGGAAGCGGCTTACGCCTGGATGGAAACGCAGATGTTCCTCGACGAACCGGAGCCGGTGCATTGA